The DNA sequence ATACTTTGCTATCAAAAGACAGTCTACCACTAATACACGCACGGGAAGCAAAGCAAACACAACCTGAACTTCAGCACTCCACACTGCCAGGCTACAGTTACTTTTTAACAAGATGGCCatgaagaaggggaaaaaatgtttcaGTTGTAACTCCCTTGCAGTTCCAAATAAACtttctttttagaaaaatttagaaaaaatttaaatattttaaatagcaCTCAGACACTTGCATAGCCACAGACCACTAGTGGTCCATGGCTCATTTATGAGACCTACTAACACTTTCTGGAAAGAGAAGGCTTTTAGGAAAGTAAGTGCAGCCCAAGTAGTTGCACTTCTCCCAGGTATAGAAGGTAGAAGAGGGAAAAGATAACCACAGGTCCCTGTCACACATGCACAGCCTGGCACGGGGCACCAAGGGCTGTTCCCACAGCTTCAGCTGGGTAGACCTGGTCCTCACACAGGCACCTCAACCAGGACTGTCAGTGTCAAACCCCTTGCATTTGCCACAAACATGGCAGACATGGATTTAATTCCTACCTGGCAAAAATAAATCTACTCGCATTTCAGCTCTGGCTTCTTCAGAGAAGCATCGTTTTTTCAACCACTCAGCTTCATATTCACTTGTGTGTTCATCAGGCCATGTAATAGAGATCTTTCAACACAAAGGAAAAGgtgaatttagaaaaaaaatatttgataaaCATCATCTAGAACAACAAAATTCCTTAGAAACAGCAGAAGTTGTAATACTTAGATCAATAATATCAGAGTTAAACTTTTCCTGAAGCATGATAGCAAAGAAGTAATGAAAACCCAACTGAAACACCATTCACATTCTGCTACTTCTTATAAAtgttaattttcatttcaaCCCATGACCTAATTTGCTGGTTTGTGTGGGCTGTTTCCGCTGTGGGAGCTGCACTTAACAGAAAGAAGGGAATTGTAAAAACTGGCACGTATCACTGGGGAGAGCACCTCACCCCAGCTCAGAAGAGCAAaaatttcttgcaaaacactgaCAGGtcatgagaaaagaaaaagaacaagacAGACAAGGACCTTTTTCTAGGAGAGAAGTCCACCTCCTACTTTTGAAGTCTTCCCTCTatcaaataaatttttaaaaagtgttgaGTTTttcaaattcctgaaaaaaaacaTGGATAGAAAGCATATGGCTTTGCTTGTCATGAACTGAAAGAGATCAGTCCAGCACAGACCCCTAGCTGAATTTTTAAGGTGGATGAATAGGTATCAATTCCCAATTCACATGACTCTGCTCATTCACATGATGGTAAAACACTGTCAGTATCATTTTAGTATTAATGCTGTGCTTTTATCAGTTTCTGAATTTAAGTGGAAGCAGACAATTCCTAATTTGCCTGATCAAATACTGAATTTACATGGCAATTATTTTGTGTACAATCAACTTGGGAGCCCAGAATTCCTCACCAGGGACCCTTATCCTGTGGCTGAGCTACTCACACATGAGCCAGCCTCTGCAAACTGCCCCTGCAGCGAGGCTGCCACATCTGACACAGGGCTGACTGCTGCATTTCCAATATGTTTAAAATATCTTTAAGTATAAAACCAAGGAAATCAGTTTGCCAAAGGAGCCACGAActgtttttaataaaacattaaaaaaatctaaataataTGCTAGGATTTTATATATCAGGAAAGGTTGACATTCATAAGGAGGGCAGCTGCTATCCTCTCTTGCCTGATAACCTTCtattttgcaggaagaaatgtTAATGTAGATAAGTAGACAGGGATACAGACATTAGTCCAATTCTGATTATTGGCTTTAACTTTGGTTCAAGCGTTCACTCAAGATAAAGGTTATTTTGCATCAAAAGTTTCCTAATAAAGCTGATATTTTTGTTATAGATTAAAGTCATTCATTGTCTTAccattattttttcatattttcaagGCATTTACTTAAAAAACTAAGAGAGGAAGAAGTGTAAGTGTGATTAAATGTGCAAGAAATGTCTGAATTTTCAACAACTAGTGAGGAGGAAGGATATGGCAGAATTTTGAAAAgcattattatattataaaagCTGAAGCTTGAGTTTATGCAGCCTCTGCATAAAATCCATACAGTGAAGTTTCACATGTAGGTGGAAAGATCCGAATTCCCCAAAATGCGATTCTTCCTGAAAGCTTTGCAAATACCTGCTAAGGCGCGCAAACAAGCAAACTGTCATTAGAGTGCGACTTGCAATTGTCTCGAATTTAAATTAATAAGCATCGTTAGACAACTTGCACGAGAAGGTGAACGACGGCTTGCTTCAAATACCTTTTTGCTATCTGCCAGAGCAACCTGCTTGGCCACGATGTCCACATCCAGGTCCTCGAGGCGCAGCCTGCGCGCCCCGGCGGAGGGCAGGAAGCAGAGCGGGCACTGGCAGCTGTCCCGCAGCCACACGCTCGGGTAGCTGCTCTCGCTGCCGTCCTCCCACTGCACGCACACCGAGCGGCCCCCGCCCGCAGCCCGCACCGTCCGCACGGCCGCGCTCATGCTCAGACGCCGGGACTCCGAGACACCGGGACTCCGctctgcagcgctgccgccTCCTCCGCTTTCTGGACTCCGTAGCCAAAACGTCACAGGGGGACGTCAGAGGGAAGTCATGGAGCTCCTGAAACCAGTTGCCATTTGTTTTTCAGAGTTTCAAGCCGTTTACTTAAAGaataaagagagggaaaagtgtAAGTGCGATTAAATGCATGAGAAATGTCTGTATTTTCAACAGCTGGTGATGGAGAAGCATATGGCAGAGTTATAAAAAGTATTGTATTGTATATTGGGTTCTACCTTTTGGGTCCTATAGCAAAAACATCAGAGGGAACTCAGTCACGGAGATCCTAAAGCACCACCAAGAGCAGCTTATTACTGAAGAAGCAAGAACAGCACAAGGACAGTGTTACAACTGATTCCCCCTTCCCTTCCAACTACCTAGACTACGGGAATATTCATTATATTGTGAAAAacgcaatttaaaaaaaaagtttttaaaaagacatgtttttaaaaaaaaatttaaaaatgttaacagtttaataacaataaaatggttataaaaatagcaatataattagagtaataattatttggacaatttggattaggacgacatgagacaatagaaacaaataGTTATGGACATCCatgtacctttttctgggcaaaataagcctgaaaatGGACACCCGTTAACAGAATATTAactcttaaaagcaacagcctgttgcatattcatacaccatacatgatgcataaattccattcaagcACAGGATTCTCTCTGGTCAGGGTCAACTTTTTCCTCCTAATCCTAATGGCATCTTCAGGACTgagcgaggcaggaagaagttcatttattctgataatggagcaataaaatctctttctctgaaagatttaggtgtcctgtggctgctatctggtgcAAATACCTCATTcctgtctttaaaaaaatatcccacatacatagtttctattttaacattatgttataacctaaaaccaTATTTAACACtttacttaagaaaattaattcagcATAACCTTCtaacatataatattcatttcaatatttgcaaaaagccaatcataaaataggCATTTTTCCCAATATGTTATTGACAGAGGGTATAGTCAGACATATTTATTCAAAAATCCCTTCAATTTGATCTGTCATCTTGGCTGTCTTTCGTTGCCATGCCCTCTGACCAGAGATGATGCAACAGCCCTGAAACCTCCTCTCCCCTTGGTTGGGGGGAGGGCAAACCTGGCCTCAACAGGTGAGTCTGTGGCCTCCCCCACCCTGGACACAGCCAGAGCTCATTTTCAGGACAGATGCTGGGTCTGGCTTTCTTGCGGATaccttttcttccccagcctTGTTTACTTCTCCTTAGCCCTGAGGTAACTGGACAGTACTGTCACTGTTATCTCATGTCCCCTTAGGCAGCTGAACTCTCAGTCCAAAGTTCCAGTCAAAAGGCACATTCAGGAAGGGGTGGACTTTGGTGGTTACAGTTTCATTGTGCAGTTTTGCCATAAAGGGCAAATTCCTTCATAACAATGCTTGAGCCCTTAGCCATAATGTTTCAGTCTCTCACAGAAAGACACCTCAAAACCAATTCCACAAACCAAAAGCCAGAGCTGCTACTAACCATGTTCAAAATCCAAAGTATGAAAGTACATACACGAACTCCTGCTGTGGATACTGTGGAATAGAAAACATGGAATCCACCACCCTGTAAGGAAAAGCTTTGTAAACATGACTTTAGCAACAGGGTTCTGTGAGAGTTCCTCTCTCCTTTCACAGCCTTTCTATGGATATACTCTTTTAGTTAAAGCCAGCTGCATACTGTCCTGCAGAACGATGGTGTACAGATACTAGAATTAGAAAAGCTATGGTCTAATGTTTTTGCATATTCAGAAAAATTCAGGGGACGCTCCCTGAATCAATAAGTCattacatttgtattttaatgaCTTTATCAATGTCAATTATTGCATATTTATTAAGTATCTTCTTGTTTTGTTCTTAAGCTCACAGGGCAACATATTGATGCTACCAGGACCAAACTCTTGCCAGCTGAATTtgtgcacaaaaaaaaaatgtcctgGGCTTCAGTATTTTGACTCACAAAGGCCTACTGGAGTTATCAGATggtttttcctttgctgcaATTTAGAACTAGGCTACACAGGACCTTGGGTCTTCACAATCCCAGCAGCAGAGTGATTCTCAGCTCTCAGCCCAGCGGTGGTGACAAGAGAAAAGAGACTCGAGCACTGTGTGGCAGGTTCCACAGAGTGGAGACCTTTATTAGAGCAGGGCCCTCTGTGAAGGgagccagggacagcagctccagTTTCACAGGGAAAAATAGGGGTTTATATAGGGAACTGGAGAGCGGGGAGAAACTAGTAATGAATGGGATACACGTAACTTGGAGGAGTGACAAGGGAAAAACCAATGAGGTACAACAATTAACATAGAACTGCAAAGGACCATGGGCGGGAAGGGCTCCTCACCCTAACTGAGGTGTGCCTCATTCAAGGCTTGGCTCTCCAGGGGAGAGCAACCACTCCTTTGCTGGCTGATTTCTCGGCCCCCGCAACAGGCAGGGAGAGACTAAACATCTTCCAACCCCCACTGCCACACCACACCTTTTCAGAAACCCCCACTGCCACACCATACCTTTTCAGAAGGCTGCAGACATCTGCCCATCTTGTTCTTTAATCCAGCCTTTTATATTCTTCATCTTACAtgcactgcacctgtgtgccctctgttccctgtATGGCTGGTCAGcacccctgggcactccatggctcattgctgtcagtgctgctcacctgcacagCTGAAGCCATGGGGAATCAGCCACAGCTCCACTCCCAATCACCACAAACTCTGTGCCCACATGTGCCAGTGTCTGCACAAAAACATTTGTCTGATGCTGTTACCTCACAAGCCAACAGCAAATATGCCCCGTgaaggcacagagccctgtgTACCCACCTTCCTTCatggctgcacagctctgcagtggaGACACTGCCTGAAAACCACTTCAGCCTcctgggagggagagggagtgGTGGTGGTGTGTGGAAAGAACAAAAGAACCTGGGCTTTTAAACACCAGATGTAATCTACATCTGGTAGATTAGATGAAGATGGCCTCTTGTTcatttgctcttttttctgGGGTTACTCTTCTGAAATTAGAGGATGTGAAACATTATTTAAAGTCACAAATTTAATAGCATCCTAATTTATATGCAGATCCAGTTATGAATTATGAATTAGCTTGCATTTTGTTGTACCTCTGTTTGAATCCTGAGTAAAAAGTGCATTACTTTAATACAAATCTCAGATAAATTACAGTAAATTAGaaacaaaataatattaattaagAAAGGACAAAGCCTGCTGCTAAGAAAAATTAACTGCTCTTCATTAACCAAAAAACTGTCCACACAGAAAGTGtaaaagaaataattcttaATCATTACCCCAAAAAAGGCATAAAAAGGTCTTAGATAAATTCAGCTGAGAAACTAAAAGTCCACTGAACTGATTTTCGTGGATTAAAACCTAACACAAAACTAAGAAGAGATAACAagtacacagaaaaaaaccatctTGCAGTTTGGAGTATATCCAAATTTTTAGTGTACATAATAGTATTTACACTATATACCAAATATATAATACCAGACTATTAGCATTAATAATAGTAAATTTCTATTATAACACTAAAACTACTCTATGGTTTCCCTGCCACAGGGAAAAAATTGCAGAGTGGAAAAATGTATGGAAAATATCACGCAAGTATATATCTTTTTTTGTCATCACACTCTTAACAATATTCACATTGTCCACTTCACTGGATAATGAATCTCTTTCCTAAGCCAACCCTCCCCAATGACTTTCCTCCCCGACCCTCCAAGAGAGTTTAGACACAAACAATGACTACTAAACAGTTTCTAAGCACCTACAAGGAGTGTCTGCAGTCAAAGTAAGGttgtcatctgagaaaacacGATACTCTTGGCATTGTCTTTTCTTATGAAAGAATGTTAATGGCATGCTGGAGACTGCCAGCAGTACCTCCCCAAGGTAAGGTAGTTTTCAAGGAGGAATggctctgtccaagccacatcATTAAAAATGTAATGGTTATGGAGACCATATGTTTTCCTTGTTACAGACGTAGTCATTAAATTCTGCCTTTTCCAGTGATAAATTGATCCTGTAGGCAGGATGACAACtcaatgaagaaaataaaacaggcagttttagtattttttttttacacatatGTTCTAATAACAGCTTTTTAAAGAAGCACAGTCaggttttttttgccagttgCACATATTATAGGAATGAAATGCAGACCCACAAATTGAACTATGTTTTGCTAATGGGTCACCAAAAAAAGATCTTGGTAATGAAAAAACAATTTCCCCAATGAACTGCaagtaaaaatacattttaaaagacagaaaaattacAGACTTTGAATCCACAGGCGTACTTCAGGAATAGTGGCTGTGAAATGCACTTCACTCACAACACTTAAGCATTACCTGAAAATTTCTTTAATAGTCACAAAATTTATATTCAAGAAGCATGTGCAAGAAACTGGTAAAGCAACATGAAGGCCATCTAAACAAACAGTCACACCAACAGTAATAGACACATCCAAAGAATTTCTCCACAAAATACACATTTCCTAGACAAGATTATGACCAGAGCTCTGTAGCTCACAAGGTTGTTTCTGGTGACTAAACCAGGTATATTTTTTTGCTTATGAGGTTTACATCTTGCCAATCTGCATCTGAGTACATGACAACCCATAGGAGCAACAATTTAGCTTCAGACAATTCATACACCCCAGCTTGGCACACATAAAGTTTTTTAAAGACTTACTGAGGTTTTGAAAGTTTCCCTTAACTTCTCTTTGTGATGATGGTCCCGGGTGAGTCAACCTGTGAAACTGAACATGGCAGTTTTGAAATCCATCTTGCTCACTCCCCTCCAAATCCCCACCCATTCACTTGGTACAAGGCAACACAATTTCTTTCTCAAGTTTTTGATAATGGTTTGGTGCATGCTCTGAGCTTCTCCTGTTCTGTGTGTATCAGTGGATGTGAGAATGCCCACATCAGAGCACTGCCTTCAAAAGTGAGCTACCTGGAGAGAAGTGCAGGTGGGTCCCTTAGTGCCTTGCTCTAACTCTGATCATAGAACactttgagttggaaggggccttaaagatcatctcattccaatccatttgccatgggcagagacagcctctaccagaccaggctgctcagagctcctcctAGCCTGGCCTTGAGAACTTTCatggatggagcatccacaccttctctgggcagcctgctccccttgatgaaaaaaatattaagtgaGCTCTCTATGATTGTTCCAGCTGcagcacttttttttcccccagaaaagGCATTTGCTCTTCAGCACCATCAACTCTTTAATAAATTCAGAAATAATACATGTTTTGAAAATCTTTAGAAAACTACAAAAAGCCCTGCTGTCACCTAAATTTCAGCTCGAACTTCTGcattctgaaaaagaaaaaatctagTACCAATATAATATTTTAACATAACATAAGAACATAATGGGGATTACTGCTGCTACAATCATCCTTTTAAAGCTTTCTGCTTAGAGGTAATTACCACATTTTCAATGATAAAAGGGCCTTTACTATTTAAAATAGGCTGCATGAAGATCCAGATCCAGGGCATCTTCATACCTCCCAAACAAATAAGTTTTATTAgataaaaagcaaaagcaagacaTTTATAAGATTGCAAAGAGTATTGCAATATAGTTTTCatagtttttaaagaaaaaaaaaaagaatttaaaacttTAAACTGTTGAATATCACTAAGCACTCAGTTCTTGCAGGCAGCTCTATAAAAAACATTTAATATATCAGCTCTGACTCAAAAAATGATATATTTAATGTACACATTTGCTTTGGTCAGCCAAAATTATGTAAATCAAACTCTAGTAGATTTAAATTTCCTAAAAGATTTTTGTATTGGCTTCTTCAAATCCACATAAAATTGACCATTTCTATTAAACTTATACATAAACCAGACTCAGATATCTTCATTTTCTCCTAGAAAGGACCATTtaaagccttctgaaatcaATGCTACttaaataaaatcagaattctgccatatttaaaatagaaaactgtTTATGTTTTACTGAAACATAAAAGAATGTCAACTATTCATATATGATATGAAACATTAGTGTGGACTATAAAGTACCACAGTCTTGTTTCATTAGATGACAATTTACAGGGCATTGGGTAGAATGAGTTATTCTGTAAATACCCACACATCTCCTGCTTTGCAAAGTAAGCATTCTGCAAACATTTACTCTTTTGGTATGCTGCACACATTGGAATAGTTTCAGCTTGACCAAACATTTGCTACTGCAAACAGAACAGTCAAGCTGCTTAAAGAATATTCAAGAAGCAGTTTTATGCTACTACTGCTTTTTATTAGGATTTGAATACTGCTCTCATATGCCTAAAAAATAGCACTCTCATGccatttttgtttatttactgATGTTGTAACAAACAGTTTGATGTTATAACAAACGCTGATGTTTATTTACTTCATGTTATAACAAATGACTCAAAGTGGGTAAAACACAGACTTAAACTTCCTTTAAGAAGCCTCTGGGCACAAATGGAACTGCATGACATCTTTGGGGGAGACTGGCCTCAGCACTTCTGGAGCTTGGTCCAGCCCAGAAATGCTCTTATGTTTTGCTAAGAGAGGGAGCACACAAGACTCAGTGACTTGGCTCACTCTTCTGTTGTGCCATCCATCTCTAGTGGCAAGGAAAGTATCACCGATAAATGAATTTTTAAGAGCTAGAACTTGTCATATAGTTTCTAACTTgagaacagaaaaataacattGAGTGGTTCCACCAGAGTCAAAGAGTCAACCAATTAaatggttttttggttttttttcccagcaaatCTTTAAAGCTCCTGAGgacttaaaaatgcaaaatgacATGTAAAAAGTATCTTGCCAGTAGGCTACATTTCACTGCCTTCAGCAAAATGAGCTGTCTGGTTCTGTAAGCACCTACCTTCATGAGACGTTCCTGGTGCCTTCAGCACTCTAGTCCAAGCTGACTTATGTTGAGCCATTGCAATGCTGAGTAACTTACCCACTGAATGGCTTGCAGACTGAAGTATAACTAAATGGGAGCAGGGTTAACAGGAACAGACCTCAGAACTACATCAGCTTCTCTTCCATGGGTGCTTAAAAACTCAAAGAAGTCTGGCCCACAAGGCCTTTTGTATTGTTGCTTTTAATGAAACTTGATTACTTCATgggtttacatttttatttgtttttactaAAAAGCAAGTTATTTCACTTGGCAAGGGCTACAAACTTCCAATGTTTTGCTGAAAACACACATCCAACAGAATGTTTTAAAATCAAGAGTCTCGGAAACTAATAACAAAAATGTACTATAACAttgttttcaaatatttattaCAACAACCCATAAACTCTTTTCATCCCAACAGGTATTCTGCCTGCAGTATCTGTAACCTAATAGCCACATTACCCAAAATTGTCAGTTAAACAGCAACGAGTCTAAAAACCCCACTCTCTCCTTCCTAGGACACTTTTGCTATTGTCTAGGACCACGAAGTTATATTAATAACTTAGCTAGCAAAAGTAAAAAGGCATCAACAAGAAAAGTCAATGTGTTTGCACAGACAAAACCTTTTAGTCAGGTTtagaaacatgctcctgctctCAAATCTGGGATCCAAAACTCTAACCAGTGCTAGGGCTCATTCTTTTTGCTATAAAAATACCAGCATTCTCAGGATCTGACATAAGCCTTTTTGGCTGCTTCTCAGGGTTATGATAGCTTAGAGTCACAGATAAGCAAGCTTGGAAGTACCAATCCTGCCAGAATAGTTCCCATCTTTCCAAACACAAATGAAAATCACAGCTTTACGTAGTGGAACAACATTTAAGGAGCATATAATACATAGCATTAGAAAGGAACTTAACAGAGGGCCAGAGGTGTCACCCTGAAGGACTAACAACAAAAGCAGTATAAAATTTGCTACACAGGAGTCTGGAAGGAGCTGGCCAGCACCTCACTTCAACTACACTTAGGGCAGGTGAGCCACAGGAGGGCAGGTgatacaaaaaacaaaaaacagggAATCAGACATGAGAGAGCTTACTTCACTTTGCAACCAAAGGTGAATGATGTAACAGAAGGTAGCTTTTTTGAATATGGGATATTAACTTAAACATACCTCGGATATTAACTTAAACATACCTCGAACCTCCTGGTTTATACAATTGTGCTACTTGTTTGGAAGGTAAAATAAATAAGGGTTTTTGTTCCATGAAGAAGAATGTATTTTCGGTTACTATCCCTGGAAGAGTTCAAAAACGACCAAATGCGGCACTTGTGGTTTAGTAGGCGTGGTGGTAttcaaaggttggacttgatgaacTCGGAGGTCTTTTCCGAGCTCCATAATTCTAGGGTTTGTCCAAGGAGGTGCTCCTTCCAGGCGGGCGCCAGGGCCGTGCATTGCGGGGGACGGGCGGTCGGGACGGCGGTGACCCCAGCAACCGGGAGGCTCAGGCGCGGAGACAGTCGTTCTTGAGGCGGCTGAGGAGGGCTCAGACGCGGAGACAGTCGTTCTTGAGGCGGCTGAGCGGGCTCAGACGCGGAGATAGTCGTTCTTGAGGCGGCTGAGGCGGGCGCCGTGGCTGCGCACCGTCAGCGCCAGCAGGTCGTACTTGTCGCGCAGCCCGCTGGAAACGTGGCGGGTCTCGCGGAGCAGGGCGCGGGcgtgcagcagcagccccaggaagcTGTCGCCCAGGCGGGACTCCTCCCGGCcgccctgctcctggccctgccgGAATTTGCCCTCCAGCTCGCTCAGCGAGCGGTCCGAGCTGGAGTAGGCGTCGCTGATCTGGGCGGACTCGCGGCGCAGGTAGGCGCCGTAGCTCTCCTCCCCGTCCAGGTCGTAGGAGATGCTCCTGCCGATGCCCTCCAGCACCCGGCCCGCGTCTTCCACCTGCCGGCCCAGCACCGTCAGCTCCTCGCGCAGGGTGAGCccgccgcccggcgccgccgccgcgccgcacCGCCGCTGCTCGCTCACCCGGAACAGCAGCTGGCACCGCTCGGGGTCGTCGTTCTCTTCGT is a window from the Zonotrichia albicollis isolate bZonAlb1 chromosome 6, bZonAlb1.hap1, whole genome shotgun sequence genome containing:
- the FIBIN gene encoding fin bud initiation factor homolog, which translates into the protein MPLPVRLAWLLGLCSLCRGYFEGPLYPEMSNGSLHHYFVPDGDYEENDDPERCQLLFRVSEQRRCGAAAAPGGGLTLREELTVLGRQVEDAGRVLEGIGRSISYDLDGEESYGAYLRRESAQISDAYSSSDRSLSELEGKFRQGQEQGGREESRLGDSFLGLLLHARALLRETRHVSSGLRDKYDLLALTVRSHGARLSRLKNDYLRV